In Flavobacteriales bacterium, the DNA window TACATGCTAATGTGCAATGTACCTGTAGTGTACGAGGAGACAGAAGGGTAACCCCAGCCCTGGCCCGGATAATAACCCGGGTACCAACCCCAGTAGCCGTACCAGTAATCGTACCAATACACCAAGGTGGTCGTTTTCATTTTAGTGGCAATGAACACCACGTCGAAATCTGCTGATGTATCAGCTACATGAGTCAAACCGGCTTCATCGAGTTGCTGGCGAATCTGCTGCAGGATGTAACTATCGTGAACAGTGCTTACATCGCTTGGGTCCTCATTTTCGTCGAGGATCGGAATTACAGTGTCCGGTAAATGATAGGTCGTGATTCCAGAAAAATCATAATCCTCATCGTAATTTGTGAACACGAGATCCAGCTCAGAATAGCTATTCACCTCTTCAGGATAACAACTCTGAAAAGACAAACTCACCACTACTGCCATTAGGAGTCAGACGGACCATCGATACATCCCTTTGAAGTATGCGTTTTTCATTCGTAAAAATTAGCAGATTATTGAGGCAAATCTAAAACATTTTGACCTGTCTTTCGTTGTTACTATGCATGCATATATTTCGTAACTTTACACTTTGGTAAACAAGCAGTTATATCAAAGTCGTTTCAGAATGGCGACTTTTGCATCAAATTCAAAAAGGCAGAATGCACAACACAGACACATTATTGGAAGCAGCAGGCAACGAACTTGAACGTCGCGGTAT includes these proteins:
- a CDS encoding DUF4136 domain-containing protein, translating into MSLSFQSCYPEEVNSYSELDLVFTNYDEDYDFSGITTYHLPDTVIPILDENEDPSDVSTVHDSYILQQIRQQLDEAGLTHVADTSADFDVVFIATKMKTTTLVYWYDYWYGYWGWYPGYYPGQGWGYPSVSSYTTGTLHISMYDPDNFDPDSEIVPVEWNGFANDLLNVTGTQNTPSRISIALEKMFNEFPNE